A region of Anaeromicrobium sediminis DNA encodes the following proteins:
- the yycF gene encoding response regulator YycF, which yields MARKVLVVEDERAISDILVFNLKKEGYEVSTAYDGDEALQKVYKIEPDLILLDVMIPKVDGFKVCKKVRESFDTPILMLTAKEEEVDKVLGLELGADDYITKPFSMRELMARVKANMRRASIPVETKKSNIIESDNLRIDLNKYEVTKRDKVIELTLREFDLLKYLATQANQVFTREQLLEEVWGFEYFGDIRTVDVTVRRLREKIEDNSSNPKYILTKRGVGYYFRRA from the coding sequence ATGGCCAGGAAAGTATTAGTAGTAGAAGATGAAAGAGCTATTTCGGATATTTTAGTTTTTAATCTTAAAAAAGAAGGATATGAAGTAAGTACAGCTTATGATGGAGACGAAGCCCTTCAAAAGGTATATAAAATTGAACCGGATTTAATATTATTAGATGTAATGATTCCAAAAGTGGATGGTTTTAAGGTTTGTAAAAAAGTAAGAGAAAGCTTTGATACACCCATATTAATGTTAACTGCAAAGGAAGAAGAAGTAGATAAGGTGTTAGGCCTAGAACTTGGAGCAGATGACTATATAACTAAACCTTTTAGTATGAGGGAGTTAATGGCTAGGGTTAAAGCTAATATGAGAAGAGCTTCTATTCCTGTAGAAACTAAGAAAAGTAATATAATAGAGTCTGATAATTTAAGAATAGACTTAAATAAATATGAAGTAACTAAGAGAGATAAAGTAATAGAGTTAACTTTAAGAGAATTTGATCTCCTTAAATATTTAGCCACTCAAGCAAACCAAGTATTTACTAGGGAACAGCTTTTAGAAGAAGTTTGGGGATTTGAATACTTTGGTGATATAAGAACAGTAGATGTTACAGTAAGAAGATTAAGAGAAAAGATAGAAGACAACTCCAGCAATCCTAAATATATATTGACAAAAAGGGGAGTGGGATATTATTTTAGGAGGGCCTAA
- a CDS encoding UDP-N-acetylglucosamine 1-carboxyvinyltransferase produces MGKLLVEGGYRLTGKVNIGGFKNAAVAIIPAAILAGDVCIVDNLPTIEDVNILGQILNDIGASVAYDKENKEMKIDSTKLEECYAPYEIAKKLRASYYLLGAGLGRFKKAKVALPGGCEIGSRPIDQHIKGFEALGATVNISHGFIEAEAEELIGAEIYLDVVSVGATINIMLAACRAKGKTIIENAAKEPHVVDVANFLNSMGADVRGAGTDIIKINGVDKMKGSTYSVIPDQIEAGTYMIMAAATGGDVIVDNVIPKHLEPVTAKLKEMGIQVHEYGESLRVVAENKLKKANIKTLVYPGFPTDLQQPMSALLTKATGTSIVTETIYEGRFKHIDELKRMGAKAKVEGRLAVIQGVEKLSSAKVMATDLRAGAALIIAGLMADGTTEISNLHYIDRGYECIEEKLLSLGAKVKRAI; encoded by the coding sequence ATGGGGAAATTACTTGTAGAAGGTGGATATAGATTAACTGGAAAAGTTAATATAGGAGGATTCAAAAATGCTGCAGTTGCCATAATACCTGCGGCTATATTAGCTGGAGATGTTTGTATTGTGGACAATCTTCCTACAATAGAGGATGTTAATATATTAGGACAAATTTTAAATGACATAGGAGCAAGTGTAGCTTACGATAAAGAAAATAAGGAAATGAAAATAGATAGCACCAAATTAGAAGAATGTTATGCACCTTATGAAATAGCTAAGAAGTTAAGAGCTTCATACTATTTATTAGGAGCTGGTCTTGGAAGGTTTAAGAAGGCCAAAGTGGCATTACCAGGTGGATGTGAGATTGGAAGTAGACCTATTGACCAACATATAAAGGGATTTGAAGCATTAGGAGCAACGGTAAACATATCTCATGGCTTTATAGAAGCAGAGGCAGAAGAACTTATAGGAGCTGAAATATACTTAGATGTAGTAAGTGTAGGGGCTACTATTAATATTATGCTTGCAGCTTGTAGAGCAAAGGGAAAAACTATTATAGAAAATGCGGCAAAGGAACCTCATGTAGTTGATGTGGCAAACTTTTTAAACTCTATGGGAGCCGATGTTAGAGGTGCAGGAACAGATATTATTAAAATAAATGGTGTAGATAAAATGAAAGGCAGCACTTATAGTGTTATTCCAGATCAAATAGAAGCTGGTACATATATGATTATGGCAGCAGCTACTGGTGGAGATGTAATAGTAGACAATGTTATACCTAAGCACTTAGAGCCAGTTACGGCGAAGCTTAAGGAGATGGGCATACAAGTTCATGAGTATGGAGAATCCTTAAGAGTTGTGGCAGAAAATAAGTTAAAGAAGGCTAACATTAAGACACTTGTATATCCAGGATTTCCAACGGATCTTCAACAGCCCATGTCAGCATTACTGACAAAGGCCACTGGTACGAGTATTGTAACAGAGACCATATATGAAGGTAGATTTAAGCACATAGATGAGTTAAAGAGAATGGGAGCTAAGGCTAAAGTTGAGGGAAGATTAGCAGTAATTCAAGGTGTAGAAAAATTGTCCTCGGCGAAAGTTATGGCTACAGATTTAAGAGCTGGAGCTGCCCTTATTATAGCTGGCCTTATGGCTGACGGAACTACAGAAATATCAAATCTTCACTATATAGATAGAGGATATGAATGTATAGAAGAGAAACTTCTTAGCTTAGGAGCTAAAGTTAAAAGAGCTATTTAG
- a CDS encoding CxxH/CxxC protein, translated as MYVVCEEHLPRAIDDFVEVYEQCPDIYRLDQVSFTDWSSPHNCDFCIEPPKYLVV; from the coding sequence ATGTATGTAGTATGCGAAGAACATTTACCTAGAGCCATTGATGACTTTGTGGAAGTATATGAACAATGTCCAGATATTTATAGACTGGATCAAGTTTCATTTACAGACTGGAGCAGTCCACATAATTGTGATTTTTGTATTGAACCACCAAAATATTTAGTAGTTTAG
- a CDS encoding ATP-binding protein: MFKSIRWKFITIYFLPVYIAMLIVSVFIIQQFQEYQLNMVSENLNNLGRQEGLIKTIARFEDLNEYKEDIQRNIDQWPTGLKEEVFIVNMDFKIVARSKNSGTNRDAIDILDYTLLTQARNGKTDQKDIYIESRNIITKNMAFPIQLEGGQPKGILYIRADLSDVYKGLERAKIILIEGTIIALFITVILGFLIGRSITEPIIDVTKKASGMARGDFNQVVEVKSDDEIGQLAEMFNYARAKLNVTLSQISSEKSKLETILSYMADGLIAVNNYDEIIHANPTAMEMLDLTEEEIRTKSYDEIMKKLNENLTLKYIQKNRRMSNYTGKETLKIGDNILSASYAPYMDEKGRKAGIVMVLQDITKRQELDNMRKEFVANVSHELKTPLTSIKSYTETLLDGALEEKDLAVSFLQVVNSEADRMNGLVRDLLQLSRLDSKKVLWNKKNSNLVKIGQDAVNKMEITAQNKNQTLSFITKYEFLSVYVDKDRIEQVIINIISNAIKYTPSGGHIQVQVYRDKNYAVALIKDNGIGIPKRAIPRLFERFYRVDKARSREMGGTGLGLSIAKQIVVAHDGEIFVESKEGIGTEVFIKIPISKKKD; encoded by the coding sequence ATGTTTAAAAGTATAAGGTGGAAGTTTATAACCATATATTTTCTCCCTGTATATATTGCAATGCTTATAGTAAGTGTTTTCATAATACAGCAGTTTCAAGAATATCAGCTTAATATGGTGAGTGAAAACCTAAATAACCTAGGAAGACAGGAAGGTCTTATTAAAACCATAGCAAGATTTGAAGATTTAAATGAGTATAAAGAAGATATTCAAAGAAACATAGATCAATGGCCAACAGGCCTTAAAGAAGAAGTATTCATAGTAAATATGGATTTTAAGATAGTAGCTAGAAGTAAGAATAGTGGAACTAACAGGGATGCTATAGACATCCTTGATTATACTCTTCTTACTCAAGCGAGAAATGGGAAAACTGATCAAAAGGATATCTATATAGAATCAAGAAATATTATAACTAAAAATATGGCATTTCCTATACAATTAGAAGGAGGCCAGCCCAAGGGTATTTTATATATAAGGGCTGACCTTTCTGATGTGTATAAGGGGTTAGAGAGAGCCAAAATAATCTTAATAGAGGGGACTATAATAGCCCTTTTTATTACGGTTATACTAGGATTTTTAATAGGGAGAAGTATAACAGAACCTATCATAGATGTAACTAAAAAAGCATCTGGAATGGCCAGGGGAGATTTTAATCAGGTAGTTGAGGTGAAGTCTGATGATGAAATTGGACAACTAGCAGAAATGTTTAACTATGCAAGAGCTAAACTTAATGTTACATTATCTCAGATATCTTCTGAAAAGAGTAAACTAGAAACCATATTAAGTTATATGGCAGATGGACTTATAGCAGTAAATAATTATGATGAAATAATACATGCAAACCCTACAGCTATGGAAATGCTAGATCTTACAGAAGAAGAAATAAGGACTAAATCCTATGATGAAATAATGAAAAAATTAAATGAAAACTTAACTTTAAAATATATTCAAAAAAATAGAAGAATGAGTAATTATACAGGTAAAGAAACCCTAAAAATAGGCGATAATATACTAAGTGCAAGCTACGCTCCGTACATGGACGAAAAGGGTAGAAAAGCAGGTATAGTTATGGTTCTTCAAGATATAACTAAAAGACAAGAACTAGATAATATGAGAAAAGAATTTGTTGCCAACGTATCCCATGAACTAAAAACTCCTTTAACTAGCATAAAAAGTTATACGGAAACCTTACTGGATGGAGCTTTAGAAGAAAAGGATTTGGCTGTAAGCTTTTTACAAGTTGTAAATTCTGAAGCTGACAGAATGAATGGCCTTGTAAGAGATTTATTACAATTATCCAGACTTGACTCTAAGAAGGTACTATGGAATAAGAAAAATAGTAACCTAGTTAAAATTGGTCAAGATGCTGTGAACAAAATGGAGATAACTGCACAAAATAAAAACCAAACCCTATCATTTATTACTAAATATGAATTTTTATCAGTTTATGTGGATAAAGATAGGATAGAACAGGTAATAATAAATATAATAAGTAATGCAATTAAATATACCCCGAGTGGAGGACATATACAAGTACAAGTATATAGGGATAAAAATTATGCTGTAGCCCTAATTAAAGATAACGGAATAGGTATACCTAAAAGAGCTATTCCTAGACTATTTGAAAGATTTTATAGAGTGGATAAAGCCCGTTCTAGAGAAATGGGTGGAACTGGACTTGGTTTATCTATAGCTAAACAAATAGTTGTGGCTCATGATGGTGAGATTTTTGTTGAAAGTAAAGAGGGTATAGGAACTGAAGTATTTATTAAGATTCCTATAAGCAAGAAAAAAGACTAA
- a CDS encoding S8 family peptidase — translation MHTLVMRIYCMEWFAVRRNRTQNKVDKRIQQIRAKFVHPVVVRRMSAGTKDIIPTIVYSENRHEDIEECIEQAGGTIKYKYPLINAVAANIPATSIDDIAAHHMIQFINHDAKVFKCMDNATLAIVAHRINDLGYTGKGVGIAVLDTGVYPHYDLTRPTNRIVAFKDMVNARNSPYDDDGHGTHVSGIAAGNGYSQSKYKGIAPEANIIGVKVLDGNGSGSTSDILAGIQWVIDNKDRYNIRILNMSLGAPAEKSYREDPLAKAAARASQQGILVCTAAGNSGPNAGTINSPGISPDVLTVGAVDDNKTHTYEDDFVASFSSRGPTPSGLTKPDIVAPGVDIYSLSNKGPTSYVAHSGTSMATPMVAGSAALLMEKEPNLSAAQVRSRMLNTTVNIREGRNAEGHGIINVKAMLDIDDQDLSNIEDSPPRNRSPRRLPKFKLPSTENFDPSLLALLMLLL, via the coding sequence ATGCATACATTGGTAATGAGAATATATTGTATGGAGTGGTTTGCAGTGAGAAGAAATCGTACCCAGAACAAAGTAGACAAACGCATACAGCAGATTAGAGCTAAATTTGTCCATCCTGTAGTTGTAAGAAGAATGAGTGCTGGTACTAAGGATATTATTCCTACCATAGTATATAGTGAAAATAGACATGAAGATATTGAGGAATGCATAGAGCAGGCAGGGGGCACTATTAAGTATAAGTATCCCTTAATTAATGCTGTAGCAGCAAATATTCCTGCAACGTCTATTGATGATATAGCAGCACATCATATGATTCAATTTATAAATCATGACGCAAAAGTTTTTAAATGTATGGATAATGCCACTTTAGCCATAGTAGCCCATAGAATAAATGATTTAGGATATACAGGTAAGGGAGTAGGTATAGCCGTTTTAGATACAGGAGTTTATCCTCATTACGATTTAACTAGACCTACTAACAGAATAGTTGCTTTTAAAGATATGGTAAACGCAAGAAACTCCCCTTACGATGACGACGGACACGGAACACACGTGTCAGGAATAGCAGCAGGAAATGGATATAGTCAATCAAAATACAAAGGCATAGCACCAGAAGCCAATATTATAGGTGTAAAAGTTCTAGACGGTAATGGTAGTGGATCTACTTCTGATATCTTAGCTGGTATACAATGGGTAATAGATAATAAGGATAGATATAATATTAGAATCCTCAATATGTCCTTAGGAGCACCAGCTGAAAAAAGTTACAGAGAAGACCCATTAGCTAAGGCTGCAGCTAGAGCTTCTCAACAGGGAATATTAGTTTGTACAGCTGCTGGAAATAGTGGTCCTAATGCAGGTACTATAAATAGCCCTGGTATAAGTCCTGATGTACTCACAGTTGGAGCCGTAGATGACAATAAAACCCATACTTACGAAGATGACTTCGTGGCAAGCTTCTCAAGCAGAGGCCCTACACCTTCAGGATTAACTAAACCAGATATTGTAGCTCCTGGGGTTGATATCTATTCATTATCTAACAAAGGTCCTACTTCCTATGTGGCTCATTCAGGAACATCTATGGCTACACCAATGGTTGCAGGCTCAGCTGCCCTATTGATGGAAAAAGAACCTAATCTTAGTGCAGCTCAAGTTAGAAGTAGAATGTTAAATACTACAGTAAACATTAGGGAAGGTAGAAATGCGGAAGGTCATGGAATAATCAATGTTAAAGCTATGTTAGATATTGATGATCAAGATTTATCTAATATAGAAGATTCTCCTCCAAGAAATAGGTCTCCAAGAAGGCTGCCTAAATTTAAACTTCCTAGCACAGAAAATTTTGATCCTAGTCTTTTAGCGTTGTTAATGTTACTTCTATAA
- the rlmH gene encoding 23S rRNA (pseudouridine(1915)-N(3))-methyltransferase RlmH, with translation MNITVISVGKIKEKFLKAAIDEYSKRLSRYCKLNIIEVPDEKTPDNASEKEEELIKEKEGELILKKIKDRSYVIALDLKGDHLTSEQFAKKLKDLSVQGKSDVTFIIGGSLGIAKEVLKRANYKLCFSKMTFPHQLFRVMLLEQVYRGYRINNGEPYHK, from the coding sequence ATGAACATAACAGTGATTTCAGTTGGAAAGATAAAAGAAAAGTTTTTAAAGGCAGCAATAGATGAATATTCAAAGAGATTAAGTAGATATTGCAAATTAAATATAATCGAAGTTCCCGATGAAAAGACACCAGATAATGCTTCGGAAAAGGAAGAAGAACTTATTAAAGAAAAAGAGGGGGAGCTTATCTTAAAAAAGATTAAGGACAGATCCTATGTGATAGCCCTTGATTTAAAAGGAGATCATTTAACTTCAGAACAGTTTGCTAAAAAGTTAAAAGACTTAAGTGTTCAAGGTAAGAGTGATGTGACTTTTATTATTGGAGGTTCTTTAGGCATAGCTAAGGAAGTTTTAAAGAGAGCCAATTATAAATTATGTTTCTCAAAGATGACTTTCCCTCATCAATTATTTAGGGTTATGTTACTTGAGCAAGTTTATAGGGGATATAGAATTAATAACGGTGAACCGTATCATAAATAA
- a CDS encoding MBL fold metallo-hydrolase encodes MGFTFCSLASGSSGNCQYIASEDTHILVDAGLSGKKIKECMESIGKEIERVQAILVTHEHSDHTKGIGILSRRYNIPIYANEKTWNEIMGKIGKVDEENIKVFNTGEDFLINDVKIRPYQVSHDAADPVGYSFFRNDTKITIATDLGHVCDNIKNEIKNSDLLLLESNHDVEMLKMGSYPWFLKKRVMGDQGHISNEVAGETIAEILESNGYIGHVLLGHLSKENNFPELAYQTVKNILEDKKIKIGKDITIDLTYRDRSSKVYEVKKNL; translated from the coding sequence ATGGGATTCACTTTTTGTTCATTAGCTAGTGGAAGTAGTGGCAATTGCCAATATATTGCCAGTGAAGATACACATATATTAGTAGATGCAGGGTTATCAGGAAAAAAAATAAAAGAATGTATGGAATCCATAGGAAAAGAAATTGAGAGAGTACAAGCTATACTTGTAACTCATGAACATAGTGACCATACTAAAGGTATAGGAATTTTATCTAGAAGATATAATATACCTATATACGCAAATGAAAAAACCTGGAATGAAATAATGGGTAAAATAGGGAAAGTAGATGAAGAAAATATAAAAGTATTTAATACGGGTGAAGATTTCCTAATAAACGATGTAAAAATAAGACCATATCAGGTATCACATGATGCGGCAGATCCTGTAGGCTATTCCTTTTTCAGAAATGACACAAAGATAACCATAGCTACAGATTTAGGGCATGTTTGTGACAACATAAAAAACGAAATAAAGAATAGTGATTTATTACTTTTAGAGTCTAACCACGATGTGGAAATGTTAAAGATGGGAAGTTATCCATGGTTTTTAAAGAAAAGAGTTATGGGAGATCAGGGCCATATTTCCAATGAGGTGGCTGGAGAAACTATAGCTGAAATACTAGAATCTAATGGATATATAGGGCATGTTTTACTTGGACATTTAAGCAAAGAAAATAATTTTCCAGAATTAGCCTATCAAACAGTAAAAAATATATTAGAAGATAAAAAAATAAAAATAGGGAAAGATATAACTATAGATTTAACTTACCGAGACCGTAGCAGTAAAGTATACGAGGTGAAGAAAAACCTATAG
- a CDS encoding peptidase MA family metallohydrolase translates to MRKKLKLLVSVFVLLVIFFNFNFIKAKVYPIINEIGEIIMLKKVDTFKTMETEKLIIKYDTDENTAKLVAETLEDKYDSVAKDFNYISDEKKIIIIYEDGEKLNENTNLRKGNPPMGVYVYNTVSVLSPNNWINDDDNLETIFKEEGPMVHEFTHLIVDEIGRGNFPIWFTEGISLYMEYDKNGYEWGSNLDMEDETIYNVKNLTENFYELDEFKAYRKSFEYVKGFVDEYGFDKLNEILIELGEGTSFDEAHKKVIGKDVEEIYVY, encoded by the coding sequence ATGAGAAAAAAATTGAAATTACTAGTAAGTGTATTTGTTTTACTTGTTATTTTCTTTAACTTTAATTTTATAAAAGCTAAAGTTTATCCAATAATTAATGAAATTGGAGAAATAATAATGTTAAAAAAAGTAGATACATTTAAAACTATGGAAACAGAAAAGTTAATAATTAAATATGACACAGATGAAAATACAGCTAAACTTGTAGCAGAGACCCTAGAAGATAAATATGATAGTGTGGCTAAAGACTTCAATTATATATCAGACGAAAAAAAAATCATAATTATATATGAAGATGGGGAAAAACTAAATGAAAATACTAATCTAAGAAAAGGTAATCCTCCAATGGGTGTATATGTTTATAATACAGTTTCAGTTTTATCTCCAAATAATTGGATAAATGATGACGATAATCTAGAAACTATATTTAAGGAAGAAGGGCCTATGGTTCATGAATTTACTCACCTAATAGTAGATGAAATAGGTAGAGGAAATTTTCCTATATGGTTTACAGAAGGAATAAGTCTTTATATGGAATACGATAAAAACGGATACGAATGGGGATCAAACTTAGATATGGAAGATGAAACTATATATAATGTGAAAAACCTTACTGAAAATTTCTATGAATTAGATGAATTTAAGGCTTATAGAAAGTCTTTTGAATATGTAAAAGGATTTGTAGATGAATATGGTTTTGACAAATTAAATGAGATTCTTATAGAGTTAGGAGAGGGAACATCATTTGATGAAGCTCATAAGAAAGTTATTGGGAAAGATGTGGAAGAAATTTACGTGTATTAA
- the yycI gene encoding two-component system regulatory protein YycI: MDWSKAKNILIIAFIITNVFLIYNIQKDMYGRDNVLIVDDKIINDTKGILKEKDISVDVDVPKIVIEMEPLDVEYETYDKSKLKEKLVGESGVLSIENNKLLKYKRSFSEENYFLDRETALKTAEEFVRKIGFENRDQEVWHVLAYNNRYEILYKQIYKEMFLENSYMKVIVSTNGVEEFERIWLKPILKDKSKREIMPATKALLKVMDDLEEVPKPVIIKDISLGYWFDPAQISFANAENIKSGTALPAWRIVLDNKEVKFINAYDKY; the protein is encoded by the coding sequence ATGGATTGGTCTAAGGCAAAAAATATACTTATAATAGCCTTTATCATAACTAATGTATTTCTCATATATAATATTCAAAAGGATATGTATGGCAGAGATAATGTATTAATAGTTGATGATAAAATAATAAATGATACTAAAGGTATATTGAAGGAAAAGGATATAAGTGTAGATGTGGATGTTCCTAAAATAGTCATAGAGATGGAGCCTTTAGATGTGGAGTATGAAACTTATGATAAGAGTAAATTAAAGGAAAAATTAGTAGGAGAAAGTGGCGTATTAAGTATAGAAAACAATAAGTTATTGAAATATAAAAGAAGTTTTTCAGAAGAAAATTATTTCTTAGATAGGGAAACGGCTTTAAAAACAGCAGAAGAATTTGTAAGAAAAATAGGTTTTGAAAATAGAGACCAAGAAGTGTGGCATGTGTTAGCATATAATAATAGATACGAAATATTGTATAAACAAATTTACAAGGAAATGTTCTTAGAAAATAGCTATATGAAGGTTATCGTATCTACTAACGGAGTAGAAGAGTTCGAAAGAATATGGCTAAAACCTATATTGAAAGATAAAAGTAAAAGAGAGATAATGCCAGCTACAAAAGCCCTATTAAAGGTAATGGATGATCTAGAAGAGGTTCCTAAACCTGTAATAATAAAGGACATAAGCTTGGGTTACTGGTTTGATCCAGCTCAAATAAGCTTTGCCAATGCAGAAAATATAAAATCAGGAACGGCCTTACCTGCATGGAGAATAGTACTAGATAATAAAGAAGTAAAGTTTATAAACGCATATGATAAATATTAA
- a CDS encoding TetR/AcrR family transcriptional regulator: MEFKRARTNAQIEERRKEILIACAEIFDKGDIDDVHFKAIGEKTSFARSTIYKYYTTKEEILLDLLLIDVMAWIEDVIEFTEKYEVLTKEEFCRQFTKSYVKNERLLRLMSILYSVLEKNCSLEKLTEFKRNLMGFMAPLYQSIQKFFPTSSDEAIQTFISTTSSYILGLYPSTHISEKQKEAIKQSGFEYEIMDFEEMCYKGFLLLSSVL, from the coding sequence ATGGAATTTAAGCGAGCAAGAACAAATGCACAAATCGAAGAACGACGAAAAGAGATTCTCATTGCCTGTGCTGAGATATTTGATAAAGGGGATATTGATGATGTTCACTTTAAAGCGATTGGAGAAAAGACGTCTTTCGCAAGGTCAACAATTTATAAATACTACACTACAAAAGAGGAGATACTACTCGATCTGCTTTTGATAGATGTAATGGCTTGGATAGAAGATGTAATCGAATTTACAGAGAAATACGAAGTATTGACGAAGGAAGAGTTCTGTCGTCAATTTACTAAATCCTATGTCAAGAACGAGCGCTTGTTGAGACTTATGTCAATATTGTATTCCGTTCTTGAGAAGAACTGCAGTTTAGAAAAGTTGACTGAATTCAAGAGAAATCTAATGGGCTTTATGGCTCCTTTATATCAAAGCATTCAAAAGTTCTTTCCGACTTCTAGCGATGAAGCAATACAGACTTTTATATCCACTACATCAAGCTATATTCTCGGTCTTTATCCTTCGACACATATCTCAGAGAAGCAAAAAGAAGCAATAAAACAATCAGGCTTCGAATACGAGATCATGGATTTTGAGGAGATGTGCTATAAAGGATTTTTGCTATTATCTTCTGTACTGTAA
- a CDS encoding hemerythrin domain-containing protein codes for MSNIDNLVRQHVEIKNNINTLKNIISNKNLEDNSFEIAKLINTLAGKLKVHLSSEDKHLYPRLLQDDNDKIRKTAEVYNDEMKDVYSTFTDFKMKYNTKNKINDNIISFREDTRKILNILENRIKKEDLNLFPLLK; via the coding sequence ATGAGTAATATAGATAATCTTGTTAGACAACATGTAGAAATAAAAAATAATATTAATACGTTAAAAAATATAATAAGTAATAAGAATTTAGAAGATAATAGTTTTGAAATTGCTAAATTAATAAATACTTTAGCAGGAAAATTAAAGGTTCATTTAAGTAGTGAAGATAAACATTTATATCCAAGACTTCTACAAGATGATAATGACAAAATAAGAAAGACTGCTGAAGTATATAATGATGAAATGAAAGACGTGTATAGCACTTTCACTGATTTCAAGATGAAGTATAATACTAAAAATAAAATTAATGATAATATCATTAGTTTTAGGGAAGACACTAGAAAAATCTTAAATATCTTAGAAAATAGAATAAAAAAAGAAGATTTAAATTTATTTCCCTTATTAAAATAA
- the htrA gene encoding serine protease HtrA: MSFHDENLNNNEENRRIDEEIRIDPIQERKEDKEKSWSIGYIAVIVLISAIIGGTVVAFIMPNYVMSNYMANNPSPNVEIVTKGEELGVVSAVAKKAMPSVVGITTITIEKDFFFGVRKGQGVGTGVIIDSRGYILTNSHVVNDGKTEEVNVLFYDGSTKNAEVLWNDLVLDLAVVKVNKTNLPVADLGNSDKIEVGEVAIAIGNPLGLAFERTVTAGIISGLNRSIPIDELNSIEGLIQTDASINPGNSGGPLLNSKGEVIGINTAKIQSGEGLGFAVPINIAKPIVDEFIEKGEFKNVYLGLRGIDVAKFTSLYAEKLPVDKGVVVYQIFPNSPVAIAGLEEGDIITKINDTDIESMRQLVRVLYKYRPNDKINLRILRNNKQITLDVVLKATPNK; the protein is encoded by the coding sequence TTGTCTTTTCACGATGAAAATTTAAATAATAATGAAGAGAATAGAAGAATAGATGAAGAAATTAGAATTGATCCTATACAAGAAAGAAAAGAAGACAAAGAAAAAAGCTGGTCTATTGGATATATTGCAGTAATAGTTTTAATATCAGCCATAATAGGAGGCACAGTAGTTGCATTTATAATGCCAAACTATGTCATGTCAAATTATATGGCAAATAATCCGTCTCCAAATGTAGAGATTGTCACTAAAGGAGAAGAATTAGGAGTAGTATCAGCTGTGGCTAAAAAGGCCATGCCATCAGTAGTTGGCATAACCACAATAACCATAGAAAAGGACTTTTTCTTTGGTGTTAGGAAAGGTCAGGGTGTAGGAACAGGTGTAATAATAGATTCAAGAGGATATATACTCACAAATTCACATGTAGTAAATGATGGTAAAACAGAAGAAGTAAATGTACTATTTTATGATGGTTCTACTAAAAATGCAGAGGTATTATGGAATGACTTAGTATTAGATTTGGCAGTAGTAAAAGTAAATAAAACAAATTTACCAGTGGCAGATCTAGGAAATTCTGATAAAATTGAAGTAGGAGAAGTAGCCATAGCCATAGGAAATCCCCTTGGACTAGCTTTCGAAAGAACTGTAACTGCTGGAATTATAAGTGGTTTAAATAGGAGTATTCCAATAGATGAATTAAATAGTATAGAAGGTCTCATTCAAACGGATGCTTCCATAAATCCAGGAAATAGTGGAGGTCCACTATTAAACAGCAAAGGTGAAGTAATAGGAATAAATACGGCAAAAATCCAATCTGGAGAAGGTTTGGGATTTGCTGTACCTATAAACATAGCTAAACCCATAGTAGATGAGTTCATTGAAAAGGGTGAATTTAAAAATGTATACTTAGGATTAAGAGGTATAGATGTGGCTAAATTCACTAGTTTGTATGCAGAAAAGTTACCTGTAGATAAAGGGGTAGTAGTATATCAAATATTTCCTAATTCTCCTGTTGCAATAGCAGGTCTTGAGGAAGGGGATATTATAACTAAGATCAATGATACGGATATAGAATCCATGAGGCAATTAGTAAGGGTACTTTACAAATACAGACCAAATGATAAAATAAACTTAAGAATATTAAGAAATAACAAACAAATTACTTTAGATGTAGTTTTAAAAGCTACACCGAACAAATAA